The Prochlorococcus marinus str. MIT 9301 genome window below encodes:
- a CDS encoding recombinase family protein, whose translation MTFRFKRKRILLSEKNKISKAIGYARATHNEYEYLEEQIKFLKEEGCSLVFSEFISLDEEIKPQLNKAINSLSKGDQLIITQLDRAFKNKKECLRTINKLINKGIQLRTLTGFFAANESSNANSSIFNILYELDHLEDKSLGERKKEQLLRRKLSGNNLGGRPKISPLKESLVIRLRNEGYSYRSIRSQTGIALSTIRRVILEGEST comes from the coding sequence TTGACTTTTAGATTTAAAAGAAAACGTATTTTATTATCTGAAAAAAATAAAATCTCTAAAGCAATCGGTTATGCTAGAGCTACTCATAACGAATATGAATATTTAGAAGAGCAAATAAAATTTTTGAAAGAAGAGGGTTGCAGTTTAGTATTCTCTGAATTTATAAGTTTAGATGAAGAAATCAAACCCCAACTTAATAAAGCTATTAATTCCTTATCAAAAGGCGATCAATTAATAATAACTCAGCTTGACCGAGCATTTAAAAATAAAAAAGAATGTTTAAGGACAATAAATAAACTTATTAATAAGGGTATTCAATTGCGAACTTTAACTGGTTTTTTTGCTGCTAATGAATCCTCTAATGCAAATTCTTCAATTTTTAATATCTTATATGAATTAGATCATTTAGAAGACAAAAGTTTAGGTGAAAGAAAAAAAGAACAACTATTACGCAGAAAATTATCTGGAAATAATTTGGGGGGCAGGCCCAAAATAAGTCCTTTAAAAGAATCTTTAGTAATCAGATTGCGTAATGAAGGATATTCATATCGATCAATCAGATCACAAACTGGAATTGCATTATCAACAATTAGAAGAGTGATTTTAGAGGGAGAATCAACATAA
- a CDS encoding serine hydrolase, giving the protein MSFYYLSQEMGLALNDILRRVCSHNKDFSREDISITWINYKSENKIVFKGFGTGINNKKMVYPASIVKLVYGLAAFYWIKKGSLLLSDEIIDAVRKMLSLSSNNATSFLIDLLTGTTSGPRIEGELWENWLYQRSIINDWLHDLNWEELVGINCCQKTWDDGPFGREKEFYGNDNKNRNAMNSDSAARVLEEIMIHIDYQENNLNLRSFLKRNLNKFVLKNDSLNQIDGFLGEGLPESINLWSKAGLMSEVRHDSAWWINNQSLQTLLVVFCNGEQYSKDSSLLPFIAREVYEFNKRYPIKD; this is encoded by the coding sequence ATGTCCTTTTACTATTTAAGTCAAGAGATGGGTTTAGCCTTAAATGATATTTTAAGGAGAGTATGCTCTCATAATAAAGATTTTTCAAGAGAAGATATTTCGATAACTTGGATTAATTATAAAAGTGAAAATAAAATTGTATTTAAAGGTTTTGGAACTGGTATTAATAACAAAAAAATGGTTTACCCAGCCAGCATAGTCAAGCTAGTTTATGGCCTTGCTGCATTTTATTGGATTAAAAAAGGAAGTTTATTATTATCAGATGAAATTATTGATGCTGTAAGGAAAATGTTGTCTCTCTCCAGTAATAATGCAACAAGCTTTTTAATTGATCTACTTACTGGAACAACAAGTGGACCTCGTATTGAAGGCGAACTATGGGAAAATTGGCTATACCAAAGAAGTATAATAAATGATTGGCTACATGATTTAAATTGGGAAGAATTGGTTGGTATAAATTGCTGTCAGAAGACTTGGGATGATGGACCATTTGGTCGTGAGAAAGAATTTTATGGAAATGATAATAAAAATAGAAATGCTATGAACTCTGATTCAGCTGCAAGGGTTTTGGAGGAAATTATGATTCATATTGATTATCAAGAAAATAATTTAAATTTGCGAAGTTTTTTAAAAAGAAATTTAAATAAATTTGTTCTTAAAAACGATTCTCTTAATCAAATAGATGGTTTTTTGGGTGAAGGATTACCAGAAAGTATTAATCTTTGGAGTAAAGCAGGCTTAATGTCAGAAGTTAGACATGATTCAGCTTGGTGGATTAATAATCAATCTCTACAAACTTTATTGGTAGTTTTTTGTAATGGAGAACAATATTCCAAAGATTCTTCCCTTTTACCGTTTATCGCAAGAGAAGTATACGAATTTAATAAGAGATATCCTATTAAGGACTAA
- the gltB gene encoding glutamate synthase large subunit, translating to MGESIKRIVSPYQDSYSPNGIIGEKDACGVGFIANIKGVESNWILKQSLKGLNCMEHRGGCGGDSDSGDGAGILCSIPWGYLEEKINLENTQEFNRGLGMVFMPNKKEKIEICKSICDEEAEKLKVNKTYWRTVPVNNEILGPLAKANAPFICQWILYIDKKNHQDVERLLFQLRKRIEKKIRETFKNDVGDCEFYFASLSSQTVVYKGMVRSEILSEFYQDLKEESFKVSFSVYHRRFSTNTLPKWPLAQPMRFLGHNGEINTLLGNINWAKASETHIDDFWGDLSNEIKPIVDVNKSDSSNLDATLEINIRSGQPITDSLLKLVPEAFRDQPELEQREDIKAFYEYSASLQEAWDGPALLVFADGNFVGATLDRNGLRPARYSITNDGFVIMGSETGVVDLEEERVIEKGRLGPGQMLAVDFHQNRILRNWEVKSEAAQRHDYKNLLSSRTIKIENNKWVKDCKLKDLELLQQQTAYGFSAEDNDLILDSMASLAKEPTYCMGDDIPLAVLSSKPHILYDYFKQRFAQVTNPPIDPLREKLVMSLEMHLGERCTPFEIKDAKPFVHLQSPILNEEELISIKKSTIKSQTISSLFDLEEGTQGLENQLNAICKQSELSIKEGCSLIIISDKGINPKKTFIPPLLAVGAIHHYLLKKEIRLKASLIIETGQCWSTHHLACLIGYGASAVCPWLTFEAGRHWLKHPKTQKLIDSKKINPLSIVDVQENIKKALEDGLRKILSKIGISLLSSYHGAQIFEAVGLGSDLIKIAFDGTTSRIAGITLKELTNETLSIHTKAYPEIDLKKLEFLGFVQFRNNGEYHSNNPEMSKVLHSAVKQGPGYDHFETYKKLISNRPTTSLRDLLTINSKRKSIPLEEVESVESICKRFCTGGMSLGALSREAHEVLAVAMNRIGGKSNSGEGGEDPARFNVLNDIDENTQSATLPFIKGLENGDTACSAIKQIASGRFGVTPEYLRSGKQLEIKMAQGAKPGEGGQLPGPKVDSYIAKLRNSKPGVALISPPPHHDIYSIEDLAQLIHDLHQVHPKAKVSVKLVSEIGIGTIAAGVSKANADVIQISGHDGGTGASPLSSIKHAGLPWELGVAEVHKSLLENNLRERVILRTDGGLKTGWDVVIAALLGAEEYGFGSVAMIAEGCIMARVCHTNKCPVGVATQKEELRKRFKGIPENVVNFFLYIAEEVRQVMSSIGVSNMKELIGNQEFLSTRNIDLPKTSNIDLSSLVNDHSTPDRSWLKHSKTAHSNGSVLEDEFLSDTEFIDSIKNHEILTKEIEIKNTDRSVCAKISGEIAELHGNTGFNGELNLNFKGYAGQSFGAFLLKGMNVQLIGEANDYVCKGMNGGILTIIPPKINEISSEQVILGNTCLYGATGGKLFALGKSGERFAVRNSGATAVTEGAGDHCCEYMTGGKVVILGSTGRNIGAGMTGGIAFIIDENNDLSSKVNKEIVSIHQITSSKQENILLEIIREYQAKTNSLKAAKIIENWSHFKSTFKLIVPPSEEEMLGIKKM from the coding sequence ATGGGAGAGAGTATCAAAAGAATCGTTAGCCCATATCAAGATAGTTATTCCCCAAATGGAATAATTGGGGAGAAAGATGCGTGTGGAGTTGGTTTCATAGCAAATATTAAAGGGGTAGAAAGCAATTGGATCCTTAAACAATCACTTAAGGGGCTTAACTGCATGGAGCATAGAGGAGGTTGTGGAGGTGATAGTGACTCAGGAGATGGAGCAGGCATTTTATGTTCAATTCCATGGGGATATCTAGAAGAGAAAATTAATCTTGAAAATACTCAAGAATTTAATAGAGGTTTAGGCATGGTTTTTATGCCTAATAAAAAAGAAAAAATTGAAATATGTAAATCAATATGTGATGAAGAAGCAGAAAAATTAAAAGTTAACAAAACATATTGGAGAACAGTACCTGTTAATAATGAAATCTTAGGTCCTTTAGCTAAAGCAAATGCTCCATTCATCTGTCAGTGGATTTTATACATAGATAAAAAAAATCATCAGGATGTTGAAAGGCTTTTATTTCAATTAAGGAAAAGAATTGAGAAAAAAATAAGAGAAACTTTTAAAAACGATGTTGGGGATTGTGAATTTTATTTTGCCTCACTAAGTTCTCAAACAGTTGTCTATAAAGGTATGGTTCGCTCTGAAATATTATCCGAGTTTTATCAAGATCTAAAAGAAGAGAGTTTTAAAGTTTCATTTTCTGTTTATCATCGTAGATTTAGTACTAATACACTTCCAAAATGGCCATTAGCTCAGCCCATGAGATTTTTGGGTCATAATGGCGAAATAAATACTCTCTTAGGCAATATTAATTGGGCTAAAGCTTCAGAAACACATATAGATGATTTTTGGGGAGATTTATCTAATGAAATTAAGCCCATTGTAGATGTAAACAAAAGTGACTCATCTAATCTTGATGCCACCCTTGAAATCAATATTCGTTCAGGTCAGCCCATTACTGACTCATTATTAAAACTTGTTCCCGAAGCATTTAGAGATCAACCAGAACTTGAGCAGAGAGAAGATATAAAAGCTTTTTATGAATATTCTGCAAGCCTACAAGAAGCTTGGGATGGTCCAGCACTCCTTGTATTTGCTGATGGAAATTTTGTCGGAGCAACGCTTGATAGAAATGGCCTAAGACCAGCAAGATATTCAATCACAAATGATGGTTTTGTAATAATGGGTTCTGAAACAGGAGTAGTAGATTTAGAAGAAGAAAGAGTAATAGAAAAAGGTCGATTAGGACCGGGACAAATGTTGGCAGTTGATTTTCATCAGAATAGAATCCTAAGAAATTGGGAAGTAAAATCTGAAGCCGCTCAAAGGCATGATTATAAAAATCTTCTCAGTAGTAGAACTATAAAAATTGAAAATAATAAATGGGTTAAAGACTGCAAACTTAAAGACCTTGAGTTGTTGCAACAACAAACTGCATACGGTTTTTCAGCGGAAGATAATGACCTTATCTTAGATTCAATGGCTTCATTAGCTAAAGAGCCTACTTATTGCATGGGTGACGATATCCCATTAGCAGTTCTTTCATCTAAGCCACATATTTTGTACGACTATTTTAAGCAAAGATTTGCGCAAGTTACTAATCCTCCTATTGACCCTCTGAGAGAAAAACTTGTAATGAGTTTAGAGATGCATCTAGGAGAAAGATGCACACCATTTGAAATTAAAGATGCTAAACCTTTTGTTCATTTACAAAGTCCGATTCTTAATGAGGAAGAACTCATTTCCATCAAAAAATCAACAATTAAATCTCAGACAATTTCAAGTTTGTTTGATTTAGAGGAAGGTACTCAAGGCTTAGAGAACCAACTAAATGCAATCTGTAAACAGAGTGAGCTGTCTATAAAAGAAGGTTGCTCTTTAATTATCATTTCTGATAAGGGAATTAATCCTAAAAAGACTTTTATACCTCCTTTACTTGCTGTTGGAGCAATTCATCATTATCTTCTTAAGAAAGAAATCAGGCTAAAAGCTTCTCTAATAATTGAGACCGGTCAATGTTGGAGCACACATCACTTGGCTTGTTTAATTGGATATGGAGCAAGTGCAGTTTGCCCTTGGTTGACCTTCGAAGCAGGTAGACACTGGTTAAAACATCCAAAAACACAAAAACTCATTGATAGCAAAAAAATCAATCCATTATCAATAGTTGATGTTCAAGAAAATATTAAAAAAGCTCTAGAAGACGGTCTAAGAAAAATTCTCTCAAAAATAGGCATCTCACTTTTATCTAGTTACCATGGGGCACAAATTTTTGAAGCTGTAGGCCTTGGATCTGACTTAATAAAAATTGCTTTTGATGGTACAACAAGTCGTATCGCTGGCATAACATTAAAAGAATTAACTAATGAAACACTTTCAATACATACGAAAGCCTACCCAGAGATCGATTTAAAGAAATTAGAATTTTTAGGATTTGTACAATTTAGAAATAATGGAGAATATCATTCCAATAACCCAGAGATGTCTAAAGTTTTACATTCAGCGGTAAAACAAGGGCCAGGATACGATCATTTTGAAACTTACAAAAAACTTATTAGTAATAGACCGACAACATCTCTTAGAGATTTACTAACAATTAATTCAAAAAGAAAAAGTATTCCATTAGAGGAAGTTGAGAGTGTTGAATCAATTTGCAAAAGGTTCTGTACTGGAGGAATGAGTTTAGGTGCTTTATCCAGAGAAGCGCATGAAGTTTTAGCAGTTGCAATGAATAGAATTGGTGGAAAAAGTAATAGTGGAGAAGGGGGGGAAGACCCAGCTCGTTTTAATGTTTTAAATGATATCGATGAAAATACTCAGTCAGCGACGTTGCCATTTATTAAAGGATTAGAGAATGGAGATACCGCATGCTCAGCTATTAAACAAATAGCATCAGGAAGATTTGGAGTTACACCTGAATATCTAAGAAGTGGTAAACAACTCGAAATTAAAATGGCTCAAGGTGCAAAACCCGGAGAGGGGGGACAATTACCTGGTCCAAAAGTTGACTCATACATCGCAAAACTAAGAAATAGTAAACCTGGAGTAGCTTTAATATCTCCTCCCCCGCATCATGATATTTATTCAATTGAAGATTTAGCTCAACTTATCCACGACTTACACCAAGTTCATCCAAAAGCAAAAGTAAGCGTCAAACTGGTTTCTGAAATTGGTATAGGCACTATTGCTGCTGGAGTAAGCAAAGCTAATGCAGATGTAATTCAAATATCAGGCCATGACGGAGGTACAGGTGCTTCACCCTTGAGTTCAATTAAACATGCAGGTTTACCATGGGAACTAGGTGTTGCTGAGGTTCATAAATCTCTCTTAGAGAATAACTTACGCGAAAGAGTAATTTTGAGAACTGATGGAGGTCTTAAAACAGGCTGGGACGTAGTTATTGCAGCTTTACTAGGTGCTGAAGAATACGGTTTTGGTTCTGTAGCGATGATTGCTGAAGGATGCATAATGGCTCGAGTATGTCATACAAACAAGTGTCCTGTTGGAGTTGCCACTCAAAAAGAAGAATTAAGAAAAAGATTTAAAGGTATTCCAGAAAATGTTGTCAATTTTTTCTTGTATATTGCTGAAGAAGTAAGACAGGTAATGAGTAGTATCGGTGTTTCTAATATGAAAGAACTGATTGGTAATCAAGAATTTCTTTCTACAAGAAATATTGATCTTCCAAAAACTTCCAATATTGATCTTTCTTCTTTAGTAAATGATCACTCAACCCCTGATAGATCATGGTTAAAACATTCAAAAACTGCCCACAGTAATGGTTCTGTATTAGAAGACGAGTTTTTGTCGGATACTGAATTTATTGATTCAATTAAAAATCACGAAATATTAACCAAAGAAATTGAGATAAAAAATACAGATAGAAGTGTTTGTGCGAAAATATCAGGCGAAATCGCAGAACTTCATGGCAACACTGGCTTCAATGGCGAACTAAACTTAAATTTCAAAGGATATGCAGGACAAAGCTTTGGTGCCTTTTTATTGAAGGGAATGAATGTTCAATTAATCGGGGAAGCTAATGATTATGTTTGTAAAGGAATGAATGGAGGAATACTAACAATAATTCCACCAAAAATAAATGAAATCTCCTCCGAACAAGTCATCCTAGGAAATACTTGTCTTTATGGAGCAACAGGTGGGAAATTATTTGCATTAGGAAAATCGGGAGAAAGATTTGCGGTTAGAAATAGTGGTGCTACAGCGGTAACAGAAGGAGCAGGTGATCATTGTTGTGAATACATGACTGGTGGGAAAGTTGTTATTCTAGGTTCCACAGGAAGGAATATTGGTGCGGGCATGACTGGCGGAATAGCTTTCATAATCGATGAAAATAATGATTTAAGTAGTAAAGTAAATAAAGAAATAGTAAGCATTCATCAAATAACTTCATCAAAGCAGGAAAATATCTTATTGGAAATTATTAGAGAATATCAAGCAAAAACAAATAGCTTAAAGGCTGCCAAAATAATTGAAAATTGGTCTCATTTTAAGAGCACTTTCAAATTGATTGTTCCCCCAAGCGAAGAAGAGATGCTTGGTATAAAAAAAATGTAA
- the rpsG gene encoding 30S ribosomal protein S7 codes for MSRRNAAVKRPVLPDPQFNSRLASMMISRLMKHGKKSTAQRILSDAFSLISERTGGNAVELFETAVKNATPLVEVRARRVGGATYQVPMEVRQERGTAMALRWLVTFSRARNGKSMSQKLAGELMDAANETGSAVKKREDTHKMAEANKAFAHYRY; via the coding sequence ATGTCACGTCGTAATGCAGCAGTAAAAAGACCAGTTCTTCCTGATCCTCAATTCAATAGTCGTCTTGCTTCAATGATGATTTCTCGATTGATGAAACATGGTAAAAAATCTACAGCTCAAAGAATATTGTCCGATGCCTTTTCTTTGATAAGTGAGAGAACAGGTGGGAATGCAGTCGAATTATTTGAAACAGCTGTAAAAAATGCTACTCCTCTTGTGGAGGTAAGAGCTAGAAGAGTTGGTGGTGCAACATATCAAGTACCCATGGAAGTACGCCAAGAGAGAGGTACAGCTATGGCTTTAAGATGGCTTGTTACATTTTCACGTGCAAGAAATGGCAAAAGTATGTCCCAAAAACTTGCTGGTGAGTTGATGGATGCAGCAAATGAAACTGGTAGTGCAGTTAAAAAAAGAGAAGACACTCACAAAATGGCTGAAGCTAACAAAGCTTTTGCACATTACAGATATTAA
- a CDS encoding C40 family peptidase — protein MAIYKNPISLFKQTNFSKTIWWKLKVNISGYQNETEDKLVTEIFKNRIFRLIYPNIYQNNHKFSRILVQLYEDGYVCWINLDGLIIEKYELGKLEYSKKEDFFIKDKVNSILKWIKDQSDLKNKYLWGGTLGPNFDCSGLIQTAFLKHQIYIPRDSFQIKSFCKHLFYYKDSYAALRPGDLLFFGNEEKCDHIGIYKRDGLYYHSSGMDFGRNGIGLDTLKKSNDKISLHYKSKLISAGRVVRNYRWDRTIR, from the coding sequence ATGGCAATTTATAAAAATCCTATCTCACTATTTAAACAAACTAATTTTTCAAAAACTATTTGGTGGAAATTAAAAGTTAATATTTCTGGATATCAAAATGAAACAGAAGATAAATTAGTTACTGAAATATTTAAAAATAGAATTTTTAGGCTTATTTATCCAAATATTTATCAAAACAACCATAAATTTTCAAGAATACTAGTTCAACTATATGAAGATGGTTACGTCTGTTGGATAAATTTAGATGGATTAATTATTGAGAAATACGAATTAGGAAAACTTGAGTATTCAAAAAAAGAAGACTTCTTTATAAAAGATAAAGTTAACTCAATTTTAAAATGGATCAAGGATCAATCTGATTTAAAGAATAAATATCTTTGGGGAGGTACATTAGGACCCAACTTTGATTGTTCTGGATTAATTCAGACTGCTTTTTTAAAGCATCAAATTTATATACCTCGAGACTCTTTTCAAATAAAAAGTTTTTGTAAGCACCTTTTTTATTACAAAGACTCGTATGCGGCTCTAAGACCTGGCGATCTTTTATTTTTTGGAAATGAAGAAAAATGTGATCATATTGGGATCTACAAAAGAGATGGATTGTATTACCATAGCTCTGGAATGGATTTTGGCAGAAATGGAATAGGATTAGATACCCTTAAAAAGTCTAATGATAAAATCTCATTGCATTATAAATCTAAACTAATTTCGGCAGGAAGAGTAGTTAGAAATTATAGATGGGACCGCACTATACGTTAA
- the lipA gene encoding lipoyl synthase — translation MTNNPNSLISKPEWLRVKAPQVERIGNTANLLNDLNLNTVCQEASCPNIGECFASGTATFLIMGPGCTRACPYCDIDFDRSKRDLDPTEPYRLAEAVFRMKLKHVVITSVNRDDLEDGGASQFFQCVHQIREKSPETTIELLIPDLCGNWKALEKVLDSNPNVLNHNIETVSSLYKKVRPQGKYERTLELLKRTRDYSPKIYTKSGFMLGLGEKDEEVLSLLKDLKSNFVDIVTIGQYLSPGPNHLPVKRFVSPSKFDYFKAFGEKDLNFMQVVSSPLTRSSYHAEEIQKLMKKYPR, via the coding sequence GTGACTAATAATCCCAATAGTTTAATTTCTAAACCTGAATGGTTAAGGGTCAAAGCTCCACAAGTTGAGCGAATTGGTAATACTGCAAATTTATTAAATGATTTAAATCTCAATACCGTATGTCAAGAAGCAAGCTGTCCAAATATCGGCGAATGTTTTGCTAGTGGAACTGCAACTTTCCTCATAATGGGTCCTGGCTGCACTAGGGCATGTCCATACTGCGATATTGATTTTGATAGATCTAAGAGAGACTTAGACCCCACTGAACCATATCGTTTAGCTGAAGCTGTTTTTAGAATGAAGCTTAAGCATGTTGTAATCACATCAGTTAATAGAGACGATCTTGAGGATGGTGGCGCATCTCAATTTTTTCAATGTGTTCATCAAATAAGAGAAAAGTCTCCTGAAACTACTATTGAGCTTCTAATACCTGATCTTTGTGGCAACTGGAAAGCGCTTGAAAAAGTACTTGATTCAAATCCAAACGTTTTAAACCACAATATTGAGACTGTGTCTTCGCTATATAAAAAAGTAAGACCTCAAGGCAAATATGAAAGAACTCTTGAGTTGCTCAAAAGAACCAGAGACTATTCTCCTAAAATTTATACAAAGTCTGGCTTCATGCTTGGTTTAGGGGAAAAAGACGAGGAGGTCTTAAGTCTGCTTAAGGATTTAAAAAGTAATTTCGTTGATATTGTTACTATTGGCCAATATTTATCTCCTGGCCCTAATCATTTACCTGTTAAAAGATTTGTAAGTCCTTCAAAATTTGACTACTTTAAAGCGTTCGGGGAAAAAGATTTAAACTTCATGCAAGTAGTTAGTTCTCCTTTAACTCGTAGTAGCTACCATGCTGAAGAGATTCAAAAACTTATGAAAAAGTATCCAAGATAG
- a CDS encoding YciI family protein codes for MPFFVKTEIIKKEYLINNDLKRKIINEHIDWVKKLKKEGINIKSGFLVDELNRPGDGGLLILEMNNYRNALKIIKNDPMIKNDLVEWKLNEWVDPNKSI; via the coding sequence ATGCCTTTCTTTGTAAAAACTGAAATTATAAAAAAAGAATACTTAATTAATAATGATTTAAAACGAAAAATAATTAACGAACATATTGATTGGGTAAAAAAATTAAAAAAAGAGGGAATTAATATAAAAAGTGGCTTTTTAGTAGATGAGTTAAATAGGCCAGGTGACGGCGGATTACTTATTCTTGAGATGAATAATTATAGAAATGCACTAAAAATAATTAAGAATGATCCAATGATTAAAAATGATCTAGTTGAATGGAAATTAAATGAGTGGGTAGATCCAAATAAATCAATATAA
- the rpsL gene encoding 30S ribosomal protein S12 translates to MPTISQLVGSERKRLTKKTKSPALKSCPERRGVCTRVYTSTPKKPNSALRKVARVRLTSGFEVTAYIPGIGHNLQEHSVVLLRGGRVKDLPGVRYHIIRGTLDTAGVKDRRQSRSKYGAKAPKD, encoded by the coding sequence ATGCCCACCATCTCCCAATTAGTAGGTTCAGAAAGAAAACGTCTGACAAAGAAAACAAAATCTCCTGCATTAAAATCTTGCCCTGAGAGAAGAGGGGTATGTACAAGAGTTTATACGTCAACACCAAAAAAGCCTAATTCAGCTTTGAGAAAAGTTGCAAGGGTTAGATTAACTTCTGGTTTCGAAGTAACGGCCTATATACCTGGTATTGGACATAACTTGCAAGAACACTCTGTAGTTCTACTAAGGGGCGGAAGAGTTAAGGATTTACCTGGAGTTAGATATCATATAATAAGAGGAACTCTAGATACGGCTGGAGTCAAAGATAGACGACAATCCAGGTCTAAGTATGGAGCAAAAGCTCCCAAAGATTAA
- the fusA gene encoding elongation factor G yields MARDFPLERVRNIGIAAHIDAGKTTTTERILFYSGVVHKIGEVHDGAAVTDWMDQERERGITITAAAISTSWQDHRINIIDTPGHVDFTIEVERSMRVLDGVIAVFCAVGGVQPQSETVWRQADRYSVPRMVFVNKMDRTGADFLKVNKQIKDRLKANALPIQLPIGAEGDLTGIIDLVANKAYLYKNDLGTDIEEAPIPSEMEEEAAEWRNKLMESVAENDEELIEIFLETGELSTEQLKKGIREGVLKHGLVPVLCGSAFKNKGVQLVLDAVVDYLPAPVDVKPIQGVLPSGKEDVRPSDDNAPFSALAFKVMSDPYGKLTFVRMYSGVLSKGSYVMNSTKDAKERISRLVILKADEREEVDELRAGDLGAVLGLKNTTTGDTLCNTDDPIVLETLFIPEPVISVAVEPKTKGDMEKLSKALTALSEEDPTFRVSTDPETNQTVIAGMGELHLEILVDRMLREFKVEANIGAPQVSYRETIRSSSKGEGKYARQTGGKGQYGHVIIEMEPAEVGKGFEFVNKIVGGAVPKEYIGPASNGMKETCESGVLAGYPLIDVKVTLVDGSFHDVDSSEMAFKIAGSMAFKDGVKKCNPVLLEPMMKVEVESPDDFLGSVIGDLSSRRGQVEGQSVDDGLSKVQAKVPLAEMFGYATQLRSMTQGRGIFSMEFANYEEVPRNVAEAIISKNQGNS; encoded by the coding sequence TTGGCACGCGACTTTCCCCTAGAACGAGTAAGGAATATAGGTATAGCCGCTCATATTGATGCAGGGAAGACAACAACAACCGAAAGAATTTTGTTTTATTCAGGTGTGGTTCACAAGATAGGAGAGGTTCATGATGGTGCCGCCGTAACAGATTGGATGGATCAAGAAAGAGAAAGAGGAATAACCATTACTGCTGCAGCAATATCTACTAGTTGGCAAGATCACAGAATTAATATTATTGATACTCCTGGACACGTAGACTTCACTATTGAAGTGGAAAGATCAATGCGAGTACTGGACGGAGTCATAGCTGTATTTTGCGCAGTTGGTGGAGTTCAACCTCAATCCGAAACAGTTTGGCGTCAAGCAGATAGATACTCTGTCCCAAGAATGGTCTTTGTTAATAAAATGGATCGAACTGGTGCGGATTTTCTAAAAGTTAATAAACAAATTAAAGATCGACTAAAGGCAAATGCACTCCCAATACAGCTACCTATTGGAGCTGAAGGTGATCTTACAGGTATTATTGATTTAGTCGCTAACAAAGCATATCTTTATAAAAATGACTTAGGTACTGATATAGAAGAAGCACCAATTCCATCTGAAATGGAGGAGGAAGCTGCTGAGTGGAGAAATAAGTTGATGGAGAGTGTTGCAGAAAATGATGAAGAATTAATTGAGATTTTCCTTGAAACCGGGGAATTATCCACAGAACAACTTAAGAAAGGTATTAGAGAAGGTGTCTTAAAACATGGGTTAGTGCCCGTATTATGCGGTTCAGCTTTTAAGAATAAAGGTGTCCAACTTGTGTTAGATGCTGTTGTTGATTACTTGCCAGCTCCAGTTGATGTCAAACCAATACAAGGTGTTCTACCAAGTGGCAAAGAAGATGTTAGACCTTCTGACGATAATGCTCCTTTCAGTGCATTAGCTTTCAAAGTGATGTCAGATCCTTATGGTAAATTAACCTTTGTAAGAATGTATTCAGGTGTTCTTTCAAAGGGGAGTTATGTAATGAATTCTACCAAGGATGCTAAAGAGAGAATTTCAAGATTAGTGATTCTTAAAGCTGATGAAAGAGAGGAGGTTGATGAGTTGAGGGCTGGTGATTTAGGGGCTGTATTAGGCCTAAAGAACACAACAACTGGTGATACGTTATGTAATACAGATGATCCAATAGTCTTGGAGACATTGTTTATCCCTGAACCAGTTATTTCTGTAGCTGTAGAGCCAAAAACTAAAGGTGATATGGAAAAATTATCAAAAGCTTTAACTGCTTTGTCTGAAGAGGATCCAACCTTTAGGGTAAGTACAGACCCTGAGACCAATCAAACTGTTATTGCAGGTATGGGTGAGCTGCACCTAGAAATTCTTGTCGATAGAATGTTAAGGGAATTTAAAGTTGAAGCAAATATAGGTGCTCCCCAGGTCTCATATAGAGAAACCATTAGGTCTAGTTCTAAAGGTGAAGGAAAATATGCAAGACAGACTGGAGGAAAAGGTCAATACGGTCACGTAATTATTGAAATGGAACCTGCTGAAGTTGGTAAAGGTTTTGAATTTGTAAACAAAATTGTTGGCGGAGCTGTACCAAAAGAGTATATTGGTCCTGCATCTAATGGAATGAAAGAAACCTGTGAATCAGGTGTTCTTGCCGGTTATCCACTTATTGATGTAAAAGTAACACTAGTCGATGGTTCATTCCACGATGTAGACTCATCTGAAATGGCCTTCAAAATTGCAGGTTCTATGGCTTTTAAAGACGGGGTTAAAAAATGCAATCCTGTCCTATTAGAGCCTATGATGAAAGTTGAGGTCGAAAGTCCTGATGACTTTCTTGGATCTGTAATTGGTGATCTCTCCTCTAGAAGAGGTCAAGTAGAAGGACAATCTGTTGATGATGGATTGTCTAAGGTACAGGCCAAAGTGCCCTTA